GTGTTGATTGTGTTCGGGGTATGAGAGGATAGAGAAACAGGAGAATGTCTCGATGACGATAATCGCAACAATATTGCATGTGCTGGTATGTATTGCGCTGATTATGATCGTGCTGCTGCAGACCGGCAAGGGATCAGATATGGGCGCGGCGTTCGGCGGCTCCAGCCAGACACTGTTCGGAAGCACCGGCCCGGTTACGTTCTTGAACAAGCTGACCACAGTGGCGGCGATTCTGTTTATGCTCACAAGCCTCGGTCTCGCTTACTTTACATCGAGTATGGGTTCGTCGTCCCTCATGCGCGATCTGGGCGATAGACCCGGCGTGGAGGAAGAGCTGCCGGATGTCCCGGATATACCGTTTGGAGACGAATAAAAATCACGTTTTCGTGATGCGAATTGGCTTGACACTGAGGAGCGTAATCGGTTACAGTACGCAAAATTTTCGTGCCGAAGTGGTGGAACTGGTAGACACGCCATCTTGAGGGGGTGGTGGGCGACGCCTGTGCGGGTTCGAATCCCGCCTTCGGCACCAATATTCAATAATACAGGTCGGCGGTATGCCGGCCTTTTTTCATGATAGACCGGGAAGGGTCGTGGGCATCTAATGATTCCGATGCAGTAAAAACCCCCGTTTCATCTCATTATGTTTCCTGATTGTGGAAACGGATTCACTGTGATATATTCTTTATCAAAATTTTCAACGAATCACCGCCCATCACTTGGAGTGGTGGGTGCGTCGGCAACAGAGGAGGCACCATGAGCACGCAGACCGCCGTATCCATTGTTCGGGGTGAAATCCCCCTTACCGAAAAGGATGTTCACACACTGGTTACTGAA
This genomic interval from Candidatus Zymogenaceae bacterium contains the following:
- the secG gene encoding preprotein translocase subunit SecG produces the protein MTIIATILHVLVCIALIMIVLLQTGKGSDMGAAFGGSSQTLFGSTGPVTFLNKLTTVAAILFMLTSLGLAYFTSSMGSSSLMRDLGDRPGVEEELPDVPDIPFGDE